Proteins encoded within one genomic window of Amorphoplanes friuliensis DSM 7358:
- a CDS encoding GGDEF domain-containing protein — MTTTHAPADARRLADELLTLEIGFAATVQDDRIAAGRIQREAVALGRTDLVLRARVAEIVVLLREGDTAGGGRAIHQVHPEAVELGDDYLLARCHRALSIFFRQLGDLATALAHAVQCMSHTADDVVPAIRARHLMCLAVLLDETGSPGEALRRFGEALEIATVHRDAELALLLLNNMTYTACVRGDLAAAEDLERRMRFAARSAGVPLSATCLDTCARVAMLAGRYADVEVILGAFLTDDAPKHLLDEGNALEEAMLTAAEAQRELGNDSRAQAILDRVLRLCAEHDLPGLQARAREQQALVHAAAGRYREAFEEYRRFHTETQVLTSAQQDARSRTLQAVHQAEEARRATDEFRELAHRDALTGLHNRRHVDEALPVALGVIGVRGGWLSVALIDLDHFKRVNDTRSHETGDLVLRDVADLLLGTAPDDAVVGRLGGEEFVVLLPGADATAAWIAAERIRLAVAGHDWAPVTGGLPVTCSVGVTSVRGPGPAPAAVLAAADRNLYAAKRGGRDRVCGDPVTSS; from the coding sequence GTGACCACGACGCACGCGCCGGCGGACGCCCGTCGTCTGGCCGACGAGCTGCTGACCCTGGAAATCGGCTTCGCCGCGACGGTTCAGGACGACAGGATCGCGGCCGGGCGCATCCAGCGGGAGGCGGTCGCGCTCGGGCGTACGGATCTGGTGTTGCGGGCGCGGGTCGCGGAGATCGTCGTGCTGCTCCGCGAGGGTGACACCGCCGGCGGCGGTCGTGCGATCCACCAGGTCCACCCGGAGGCCGTCGAGCTGGGCGACGACTATCTCCTGGCCCGCTGCCACCGCGCACTCTCGATCTTCTTCCGGCAGCTGGGCGACCTGGCCACCGCGCTCGCCCACGCCGTGCAGTGCATGTCGCACACCGCCGACGACGTCGTCCCGGCGATCCGGGCCCGGCACCTGATGTGCCTGGCGGTGCTGCTCGACGAGACCGGCTCCCCCGGCGAGGCCCTGCGCCGCTTCGGCGAGGCCCTCGAGATCGCCACGGTCCACCGGGACGCCGAGCTGGCGTTGCTGCTGCTCAACAACATGACCTACACCGCCTGCGTACGCGGTGACCTGGCGGCCGCGGAGGACCTCGAGCGACGGATGCGGTTCGCCGCCCGCAGCGCCGGGGTGCCGCTGAGCGCCACCTGCCTGGACACCTGCGCCCGCGTCGCCATGCTGGCCGGCCGGTACGCCGACGTCGAGGTCATCCTCGGCGCGTTCCTGACCGACGACGCCCCGAAGCACCTGCTCGACGAGGGCAACGCTCTCGAGGAGGCCATGCTCACCGCGGCCGAGGCGCAGCGGGAGCTCGGCAACGACAGCCGGGCCCAGGCCATCCTCGACCGCGTGCTGCGCTTGTGTGCGGAGCACGACCTGCCGGGGCTCCAGGCACGGGCCCGGGAGCAGCAGGCCCTCGTGCACGCCGCCGCCGGGCGCTACCGGGAGGCGTTCGAGGAGTACCGCCGCTTCCACACCGAGACGCAGGTCCTCACCTCGGCGCAGCAGGACGCCCGGTCCCGCACGCTGCAGGCGGTCCACCAGGCCGAGGAGGCGCGCCGGGCCACCGACGAGTTCCGCGAGCTGGCCCATCGCGACGCGCTCACCGGTCTGCACAACCGCCGCCACGTCGACGAGGCGCTCCCGGTGGCGCTCGGGGTGATCGGGGTCCGGGGCGGCTGGCTCTCGGTCGCCCTGATCGACCTGGACCACTTCAAGCGGGTCAACGACACCAGGTCGCACGAGACCGGTGACCTCGTGCTGCGGGACGTCGCGGACCTGTTGCTGGGGACGGCGCCGGACGACGCCGTCGTCGGGCGGCTCGGCGGCGAGGAGTTCGTCGTCCTGCTGCCGGGCGCGGACGCGACCGCCGCCTGGATCGCCGCGGAACGGATCCGGCTGGCCGTCGCGGGCCACGACTGGGCACCGGTCACCGGCGGGCTCCCGGTGACCTGCAGTGTCGGTGTCACCTCGGTCCGCGGCCCCGGTCCGGCCCCGGCGGCCGTCCTGGCCGCCGCCGACCGCAACCTGTACGCCGCCAAGCGCGGCGGCCGGGACCGCGTCTGCGGCGACCCGGTCACTTCGTCGTGA